The DNA region CTGAACGAGATGGGCCGCGACCTGGTCGTCTTGGAGCGAGAGGGGCACCTCCCACGGGTAATCGGACGCAAGAAAGAGATGACGGGGCTTGCTCGCCATCTGCAAAGAGCCACAAAACGAAACGTCCCAGTTATCGGCGAGGCGGAAGTCGGAAAGACGGCAATAGTCGAGGGCTTGCCACAGAAGATTGCCGCAGGTGAAGTGCCTGGTTTTCTTCAATCGTTACGGGTCATCCAAATGAATGTTAGCGATTCGGTTGCAGGGATACAATATCGAGGCGACATGGCGCAGCGCCTCAAACGCGTCATCGAAGAGGCAACCGCTATCCCTAACGTCGTGCTGCTTCTCGACGAAATCCATCTGGCAGCCGGAGCTGGCACGGGGGCTAGTGCCCCGATGGACGTTGCAGCCTTACTGAAACCGGCCTTGTCGCGAGGGGGTTTTCAATGTATGCGCGAAACAACTGTTGACGAATTTGGGCACTACATCAATAGTGACGCCGCCTTGCTACGACGCTTCCAAATCATAAGACGTCAAGAACCTAGCAAAGAAGAAGCGATTCACATCTGTTCGGCGTGGGCCCACGGTATTGAAGGCATACAGGAAGTTGTGTCTGCGGAGGATATAGTACCCG from candidate division KSB1 bacterium includes:
- a CDS encoding AAA family ATPase; its protein translation is MGRDLVVLEREGHLPRVIGRKKEMTGLARHLQRATKRNVPVIGEAEVGKTAIVEGLPQKIAAGEVPGFLQSLRVIQMNVSDSVAGIQYRGDMAQRLKRVIEEATAIPNVVLLLDEIHLAAGAGTGASAPMDVAALLKPALSRGGFQCMRETTVDEFGHYINSDAALLRRFQIIRRQEPSKEEAIHICSAWAHGIEGIQEVVSAEDIVPAAVELSVTFIRGRALPEQAIDLLENAAVLVKVSSLSNHGAGPTKRPPTVSRAHIVAVIEEQNGVSVRRSEPFDSNRIESALPMEVVGQDEAIEMLSREIDMVSKKAEVGNGPLAVFLFSGPTGTGKTFAAPLQNLCRICVR